A DNA window from Moorella thermoacetica contains the following coding sequences:
- a CDS encoding ABC transporter ATP-binding protein, producing the protein MSATQPLIRLSGVSKGYLGFQLQDINLELPPGCILGFVGPNGAGKTTTIRIITNLIRPDGGRVEVLGRTWDRDEVAIKSRLGYVSEDNQLYEEATGYWLGNFLGRYYPTWDDAFFRTLLEKFHVPGNKTVKQLSKGNRTKLAVALALAHRPEVLILDEPTSGVDPVVRHTLVQELLEVIQDETRGVFFSSHIIEDIEKVADRVTYIAGGRIALAGDKETILEQWQELTFRLKDAGQLRQVQRLVPYVKESGLEVAAVTDAYNPRLLQELRLLAADEVTRRPLGLEEIMLILTGNEWQKAEEA; encoded by the coding sequence TTGAGTGCAACGCAACCGCTTATCCGCCTGTCGGGAGTAAGCAAGGGGTATCTCGGTTTCCAGCTCCAGGACATTAACCTGGAATTACCACCGGGATGTATCCTGGGCTTCGTCGGTCCCAACGGCGCCGGGAAGACTACCACCATCCGTATTATCACCAACCTGATCCGGCCGGACGGCGGCAGGGTAGAGGTGCTGGGGCGGACCTGGGATCGGGACGAGGTAGCCATCAAGTCCCGCCTGGGTTATGTCTCGGAGGATAACCAGCTGTACGAAGAAGCCACCGGTTACTGGCTGGGCAATTTCCTGGGCCGCTATTATCCCACCTGGGACGACGCCTTTTTCCGCACCCTGCTGGAAAAATTCCATGTTCCCGGCAATAAAACAGTCAAGCAGCTCTCCAAGGGCAACCGTACCAAGCTGGCGGTAGCCCTGGCCCTGGCCCACCGGCCCGAGGTTTTAATCCTGGATGAACCCACCTCCGGGGTGGACCCGGTGGTACGTCATACCCTGGTCCAAGAACTGCTGGAAGTAATTCAGGACGAGACCCGGGGGGTGTTCTTTTCCTCCCATATCATCGAAGATATCGAGAAGGTGGCCGACCGGGTGACCTATATCGCAGGTGGCCGGATAGCCCTGGCCGGCGACAAGGAAACCATCCTGGAGCAGTGGCAGGAGCTTACCTTCCGGTTAAAAGACGCCGGCCAGCTCCGGCAGGTGCAGCGCCTGGTGCCATACGTTAAAGAAAGCGGCCTGGAGGTAGCGGCCGTTACCGACGCTTACAACCCGCGCTTGCTGCAGGAACTGCGGCTTTTAGCGGCAGACGAGGTTACCCGCCGGCCTTTGGGCCTGGAAGAGATTATGCTTATCCTGACTGGTAACGAGTGGCAGAAGGCAGAGGAGGCTTAG
- a CDS encoding Uma2 family endonuclease, with translation MSLTLAELAAGRQRYTYEDYCRLPEGSPYQLIGGELVMTPSPTPYHQMVSMKLELQMAGFVLEKGLGIILYAPVDVYLDEEETYQPDIIFIASSRLDIIEEKRIKGAPDLVVEILSPGTGYYDLRSKYKVYEKSGVREYWIVDPQQKSVQVFCLRDGKFVLDQEAEQQGTVRSRVIAGLEVQVESIF, from the coding sequence ATGAGCCTTACCCTGGCGGAACTGGCTGCAGGCCGGCAACGGTATACCTATGAGGATTATTGCCGCTTACCGGAAGGGTCGCCCTATCAGTTAATCGGGGGGGAACTGGTAATGACGCCTTCACCGACACCCTATCACCAGATGGTATCCATGAAATTGGAATTACAAATGGCAGGCTTTGTCCTGGAAAAGGGGCTGGGGATTATCTTATATGCCCCGGTTGATGTCTACCTGGATGAAGAAGAAACCTACCAGCCGGACATTATTTTCATTGCCAGCTCGAGGCTGGACATTATAGAAGAGAAGCGCATTAAGGGCGCCCCGGATTTAGTGGTGGAGATTCTTTCCCCCGGTACCGGCTATTACGACCTGCGCAGTAAATATAAGGTTTATGAAAAGAGTGGTGTCAGGGAATACTGGATTGTCGATCCCCAGCAAAAATCGGTGCAAGTCTTTTGTTTGCGGGACGGAAAGTTCGTCCTGGACCAGGAAGCGGAGCAGCAGGGGACGGTAAGGTCGCGGGTGATAGCCGGGTTGGAAGTGCAAGTAGAAAGTATCTTTTAA
- a CDS encoding fibronectin type III domain-containing protein: MKKFAALFLAVVIAVTMLAAPAASSAAGTPQYDLGASAQPDHITLTWTQDPLTTQTITWRTNITIARGLVQYAKAADKASFPGKAATVEATVQKFTSDLGDMNIHTATLTGLEPGTEYIYRVGDGTNWSDIHTFTTEASNTHSFKFLIFGDSQSGDPLNPEYKPWHDTIQNAFKTNTDAKFFVNVGDLVEQGQNYVHWNKWFEAAKGVIDTIPAMATQGNHETYNPPDGHSTKPIFWTTQFKLPQNGPEGLKGQAYSFDYGNAHIVMLDSQEEEEKGVAGDILAAQKAWLEKDLQNTNKPWKLVFFHKTPYYNKATRTNEDIKAAFQPLFDKYHVDVVFNGHDHAVARTYPIAGDKFVSSPAKGTIYYLTGRSGNKYYPDLSAKVWDAFFYDPQDQPNYIVAELNGDKLTLRAMKQDGTPIDTYTIDKASGLDTPQTIVPPKYNSTRLVIFGNMLQQPLLPVTPKQVNGQWYIPVRAFMQFLGGNVAWYDDGSVTIVYGKDKVQMASKSARATINGQEVNLPGSSLMDKNTLFIPAADLEEFFGFSYKYDAATNMLMFTK; this comes from the coding sequence ATGAAGAAGTTTGCTGCCCTCTTCCTGGCTGTAGTTATAGCCGTGACTATGCTGGCGGCCCCGGCTGCTTCCTCTGCCGCTGGCACCCCCCAGTATGATCTAGGTGCTTCGGCCCAACCGGATCATATTACCCTCACCTGGACCCAAGATCCCCTGACAACCCAGACCATTACCTGGAGAACTAACATTACTATAGCCAGGGGGCTTGTCCAGTATGCCAAAGCCGCGGATAAGGCCTCTTTCCCCGGCAAAGCCGCTACCGTAGAAGCTACAGTGCAGAAGTTTACCTCCGATCTGGGGGATATGAACATCCATACCGCCACCCTTACCGGCCTCGAACCCGGCACCGAGTATATCTATAGGGTTGGCGACGGCACCAACTGGAGCGACATCCACACCTTCACCACAGAAGCCAGCAACACTCACTCTTTCAAATTCCTTATCTTTGGCGACAGCCAGAGCGGCGACCCCCTAAATCCGGAATATAAACCCTGGCACGATACCATCCAGAACGCCTTCAAAACTAACACCGACGCTAAATTCTTTGTCAATGTCGGCGACCTGGTCGAACAGGGACAGAATTATGTCCACTGGAATAAATGGTTCGAGGCCGCCAAAGGTGTTATTGATACCATCCCGGCCATGGCCACCCAGGGCAACCACGAGACTTACAACCCGCCTGATGGCCATTCAACTAAACCGATTTTTTGGACTACCCAGTTCAAACTGCCCCAGAACGGCCCGGAGGGCCTGAAAGGCCAGGCTTATTCCTTTGATTATGGGAACGCCCATATTGTAATGCTCGACAGCCAGGAAGAAGAAGAAAAGGGTGTGGCCGGGGATATTCTGGCGGCCCAAAAGGCCTGGCTGGAAAAAGACCTTCAGAATACCAATAAGCCCTGGAAACTGGTCTTCTTCCATAAAACACCTTATTATAATAAGGCTACCCGTACCAACGAAGATATTAAAGCCGCCTTCCAGCCCCTCTTCGATAAATACCACGTTGACGTAGTTTTTAACGGCCACGACCATGCCGTCGCGCGGACCTACCCCATAGCCGGCGATAAGTTTGTCAGCAGCCCGGCTAAAGGCACCATCTACTATCTCACCGGTAGAAGCGGTAATAAGTATTACCCCGACCTGTCGGCCAAGGTATGGGACGCCTTCTTCTACGACCCTCAAGATCAACCCAACTATATTGTAGCTGAATTGAATGGGGATAAATTGACCCTCAGGGCTATGAAGCAAGATGGCACCCCCATCGATACCTACACCATCGATAAAGCCAGCGGGCTGGATACGCCCCAGACTATTGTCCCGCCTAAATATAACTCCACCAGGTTGGTGATCTTCGGTAACATGCTCCAGCAGCCCCTGCTGCCGGTAACCCCCAAGCAGGTCAATGGCCAGTGGTATATCCCCGTAAGGGCCTTTATGCAGTTCCTGGGCGGCAATGTGGCCTGGTATGATGACGGCAGCGTAACCATCGTTTATGGTAAAGACAAGGTGCAAATGGCCAGCAAGAGCGCCCGGGCCACCATCAACGGCCAGGAAGTAAACCTGCCCGGCAGTAGCCTGATGGACAAAAATACTCTTTTTATACCGGCTGCCGACCTGGAGGAATTCTTTGGTTTCAGCTACAAGTATGATGCCGCCACCAATATGCTGATGTTTACCAAATAA
- the asrB gene encoding anaerobic sulfite reductase subunit AsrB translates to MIANQIANPYLPASAQVLAIQPQTGVDYTFRLATDIEPAWGQFVEISLPGVGEAPISVSDAGPGYIELTIRRVGKVTTALHQLKPGDTVYLRGPYGSGFPRDEFAGHQLVVAAGGTGVAPVKGLINYYAGHPGELAGLNLLLGFKTPADILFRTDIERWQGLFPTILTVDQGQAGWSGKVGLVTEFVKEIPLKNDARIIVVGPPLMIKFTVAEFIKCQIKPEQIWVSLERRMHCGLGKCGHCKINDVYVCLEGPVFNYSRARDLVD, encoded by the coding sequence GTGATTGCCAACCAGATTGCCAATCCTTATCTTCCCGCATCTGCGCAGGTGTTAGCCATCCAGCCCCAGACCGGCGTGGACTATACCTTCCGGCTGGCCACGGATATAGAACCGGCCTGGGGGCAGTTCGTGGAGATTTCCTTGCCGGGGGTTGGGGAGGCACCTATATCCGTCAGCGACGCCGGTCCGGGCTATATCGAGCTAACTATCCGCCGGGTGGGCAAGGTAACCACTGCTTTACACCAACTAAAACCGGGAGATACCGTATACCTCCGCGGGCCCTATGGCAGCGGCTTCCCTAGGGATGAATTTGCCGGGCACCAGTTGGTGGTTGCCGCCGGTGGTACCGGGGTAGCCCCGGTGAAGGGCTTAATCAACTACTATGCGGGCCACCCGGGAGAGCTGGCTGGCCTTAACCTTCTCCTGGGCTTCAAAACGCCGGCTGATATCCTGTTCCGCACGGATATTGAACGCTGGCAAGGCCTTTTTCCCACCATCCTCACGGTTGATCAGGGCCAGGCCGGCTGGTCGGGTAAGGTGGGCCTGGTAACGGAATTCGTTAAGGAAATCCCCCTGAAAAATGATGCCAGGATTATTGTCGTTGGGCCGCCTCTGATGATTAAATTTACCGTGGCCGAATTTATTAAATGCCAGATCAAACCGGAGCAAATCTGGGTCTCCCTAGAGCGGCGGATGCACTGCGGCCTGGGCAAGTGCGGTCACTGCAAGATCAACGACGTATACGTTTGCCTGGAAGGGCCGGTGTTTAACTATAGCCGGGCCCGGGACCTGGTCGACTGA
- a CDS encoding ABC-2 transporter permease: protein MWGLVTKDYYLLRRQAWWVLVLLFFSYFFGFRGGAAAVLTISSGITAYLLVLSSLSIEDKNNSLSFLRLLPVPAREIVDAKFMQLVLGGLLGEVCGLVIVAFISVTGLKTITGPEVIWSIISSLAIITIVYSPTLWLFFRFGMQAARIASFITWFAFWFGIVTLWQRFTIVTLWQKLYMGSMGPFPLSLVAAGVLLALLTVACFVFFLVLARRAFVRREIR from the coding sequence ATGTGGGGATTAGTAACGAAGGATTATTATCTCTTACGGCGGCAGGCCTGGTGGGTTTTAGTTCTGCTATTTTTTAGCTACTTTTTCGGCTTCCGTGGCGGAGCGGCGGCGGTCCTGACCATTAGCAGCGGGATCACCGCCTATCTCCTGGTCCTCAGTTCCCTGTCAATCGAGGATAAAAACAATAGCCTCAGCTTCTTACGGCTCCTACCCGTCCCGGCCAGGGAAATAGTAGATGCCAAATTTATGCAACTGGTCCTGGGGGGTCTTCTGGGCGAAGTCTGTGGACTGGTTATAGTAGCCTTTATTAGTGTCACTGGCTTAAAAACAATTACCGGTCCGGAGGTCATTTGGAGCATTATCTCTTCCCTGGCTATTATTACTATTGTTTACAGTCCGACCCTGTGGCTATTCTTCCGTTTCGGTATGCAGGCTGCCAGGATCGCCTCCTTTATCACCTGGTTTGCCTTTTGGTTTGGCATCGTCACCCTCTGGCAAAGGTTTACCATCGTCACCCTCTGGCAAAAGCTCTACATGGGTTCTATGGGGCCGTTTCCTTTATCTCTGGTAGCAGCCGGGGTACTCCTGGCCTTGCTGACAGTGGCCTGCTTTGTCTTTTTCCTGGTCCTGGCCCGGCGGGCCTTTGTCCGCCGGGAGATTCGTTAG
- a CDS encoding ATP-binding cassette domain-containing protein: MGEAKFELEDVTLKRPGHNAAGEVTTTIILNKITTFFLKEKITAVLGPSGSGKSSLLRLLNRLEDPAAGRITLDGQDLQSLNIFTLRRRVGMVRQLPTLFPGTVLENISYGPRLRGIPLSRDRAGELILMVGLGTELLDRRADSLSIGQQQRVSLARTLANEPEVLLLDEPTSALDPTAAANILHLMVDLKSRLGLTIILVTHILDQAR, translated from the coding sequence ATGGGTGAAGCAAAATTTGAGCTAGAGGATGTAACCCTGAAGCGTCCCGGCCATAATGCCGCCGGTGAGGTAACGACCACCATTATCCTGAACAAGATAACTACTTTCTTTCTTAAAGAGAAAATCACCGCCGTTCTCGGGCCCTCAGGTTCCGGTAAATCCAGCCTCCTCAGGCTTCTAAACCGTTTGGAGGACCCGGCTGCCGGCAGGATTACCCTTGACGGCCAGGACTTGCAGAGCCTCAATATATTTACCCTGCGCCGGAGGGTTGGGATGGTCCGGCAGCTACCAACCCTCTTTCCCGGCACGGTGCTGGAGAATATCAGCTATGGCCCTCGCCTGCGGGGCATACCGCTGTCCCGGGATAGGGCCGGGGAATTAATCCTGATGGTGGGCCTGGGTACCGAACTCCTGGACCGCCGGGCGGACAGCCTCTCCATCGGCCAGCAGCAGCGGGTCTCCCTGGCCCGTACCCTTGCCAACGAACCGGAGGTTCTGCTCCTCGATGAGCCGACGTCGGCCCTCGACCCTACGGCGGCGGCCAATATCCTGCACCTGATGGTCGACCTGAAATCCCGTTTAGGACTAACCATTATCTTGGTTACCCACATCTTGGACCAGGCCCGCTAA
- a CDS encoding DUF3786 domain-containing protein, with translation MALPYNLDVTLARAKVDLAKIRVEEIAKYKKVSWEVEKGFLSLPSLNEIYHITHPAGDVSTANGEPVDPRFQVLILHYLTGPGAALRGQWISFKELPGGLIYQQPFYGRAVLPLIRTFGSQPASLLRAGEGLGGRPVDQGDAAVELNPFPCLPVRLVIWAGDEEFPPGGTILFDASAPEMLATEDFAVLAEYLVKRLKNLAGR, from the coding sequence ATGGCTCTGCCTTATAATCTGGACGTCACCCTGGCCCGGGCGAAGGTAGACCTGGCTAAAATCAGGGTAGAGGAGATAGCTAAATACAAAAAGGTCAGCTGGGAAGTGGAAAAGGGTTTTTTAAGCCTGCCTTCTCTAAACGAAATTTACCACATAACCCACCCGGCCGGGGATGTCAGTACAGCTAACGGGGAGCCGGTTGATCCCCGCTTCCAGGTATTAATCCTGCACTACTTAACGGGACCTGGTGCCGCCCTGAGGGGCCAATGGATATCCTTTAAAGAATTACCCGGTGGTCTTATTTACCAGCAGCCTTTTTACGGCCGGGCCGTCTTACCCCTCATTCGCACCTTCGGGTCGCAGCCGGCCAGCCTCCTCCGGGCCGGGGAGGGTCTGGGTGGCAGGCCCGTTGACCAGGGTGATGCTGCAGTTGAACTGAACCCCTTTCCCTGTTTACCGGTACGGCTGGTCATCTGGGCCGGAGATGAAGAATTCCCACCCGGGGGCACCATCCTCTTTGACGCCTCGGCCCCTGAGATGCTGGCCACCGAGGACTTTGCCGTCCTGGCGGAATACCTGGTTAAACGCTTAAAAAACCTGGCCGGGAGGTAG
- a CDS encoding ABC transporter permease, which yields MQYINIGLGDIGLALMLVGITLAVSLWQRLDLHRDLFIGTLRTFIQLTAVGYLLQVIFNLDRWYLVVLALGIMLLVAAANAFHRQQERWPELFVIMLLAIALGGIITLAIVIGIVLKVKPWYQPQYIIPIAGMIVGNAMIGAALAINRLTGEINAHREEIEAALSLGATAYLAVLPYLRSALRAAMLPTISTMMTVGIVQLPGMMSGQIIAGASPAAAVRYQVVVTYMVAAATALTTITATLLAYRYYFTPNHQLKPPSQR from the coding sequence ATGCAGTATATCAATATCGGCCTTGGTGATATAGGTCTGGCCCTGATGCTGGTAGGGATCACCCTGGCTGTTTCTTTGTGGCAGCGCCTGGACCTTCACAGAGATCTATTTATCGGCACCCTCAGAACATTTATCCAGCTAACGGCCGTCGGTTACCTGCTGCAGGTGATTTTTAACCTAGATCGCTGGTACCTGGTCGTCCTGGCTTTAGGTATCATGTTACTGGTGGCTGCCGCCAACGCCTTTCACCGGCAACAGGAGCGCTGGCCCGAGTTATTCGTCATTATGCTCTTGGCCATAGCACTGGGCGGGATTATAACCCTGGCCATTGTCATTGGCATTGTTTTAAAGGTAAAACCCTGGTATCAGCCCCAATATATTATTCCTATCGCCGGGATGATTGTTGGCAACGCCATGATCGGTGCCGCCCTGGCCATCAACCGTTTAACAGGGGAGATCAATGCCCACCGGGAGGAGATCGAGGCGGCCCTGTCCCTGGGGGCGACTGCCTACCTGGCAGTCCTGCCTTACCTGCGTTCGGCCCTGCGAGCGGCCATGTTACCGACCATCAGCACTATGATGACGGTGGGTATTGTCCAGTTGCCAGGAATGATGAGCGGTCAGATCATTGCCGGTGCCAGCCCGGCGGCAGCTGTCAGGTACCAGGTCGTCGTCACTTATATGGTTGCCGCCGCTACGGCCCTGACTACCATTACCGCCACCCTGCTGGCCTACCGCTATTACTTTACGCCCAACCACCAGCTGAAACCGCCGTCCCAGCGCTGA
- the asrA gene encoding anaerobic sulfite reductase subunit AsrA, whose product MGYKLTPAGLAALLDELVTSRRVFGPVRYAGKGRLAGTDLITYGPVKGLADVVWDARTTFSPKEVFFPIKESLFYFSDGEITESALKASEILETVVFIRACDLNAVTRLDKIFLENGPAADNYYARRRQHTHFVLMECQESFPGCFCVSMGTNRATGHQAALRPEGSYYLLQALAEPWLSLGERYGQPADVEPVWVQENSLTVKVPDRVDTSLFQHELWREYSSRCIACGRCTLSCPTCSCFSVQDIFYRDNPERGERRRVWASCQIDGFTDMAGGHKVREDRGERMRFKVLHKIDDFRRRFGINMCVGCGRCEEVCPEYISFARCVNTLSQLMNGGAGA is encoded by the coding sequence ATGGGGTACAAATTAACGCCGGCGGGGTTAGCGGCCCTGCTGGACGAACTGGTTACCAGCAGACGGGTTTTCGGGCCGGTACGTTACGCCGGTAAAGGCCGCCTGGCCGGTACGGATCTAATTACTTATGGCCCGGTAAAGGGCCTGGCCGATGTGGTTTGGGATGCCAGGACAACTTTCTCGCCCAAGGAAGTATTCTTTCCGATTAAAGAGAGCCTCTTTTATTTCTCCGATGGGGAAATAACCGAGTCCGCCCTGAAAGCCTCAGAAATATTGGAAACTGTGGTTTTTATCCGCGCCTGCGACCTCAACGCCGTTACCCGTCTGGATAAAATCTTCCTGGAAAACGGGCCCGCAGCGGACAATTATTATGCCCGGCGGCGCCAGCATACCCATTTTGTACTGATGGAATGCCAGGAGAGCTTCCCCGGTTGTTTCTGTGTCTCTATGGGCACGAACAGGGCTACCGGCCACCAGGCGGCCCTGCGCCCGGAAGGCAGTTATTACCTGCTCCAGGCCCTGGCCGAGCCGTGGCTTTCCCTGGGGGAGCGCTACGGCCAGCCGGCTGATGTAGAACCGGTTTGGGTGCAGGAGAATTCCCTGACCGTTAAAGTGCCGGACCGGGTAGATACCAGCCTTTTTCAACACGAACTTTGGCGGGAATATAGCTCCCGCTGTATCGCCTGCGGCCGTTGCACCCTCTCCTGCCCAACCTGTAGCTGCTTTTCCGTCCAGGATATATTTTATCGGGATAACCCGGAACGGGGGGAACGCCGGCGGGTCTGGGCGAGTTGTCAGATCGACGGCTTTACCGATATGGCTGGCGGCCACAAAGTACGTGAGGACCGGGGCGAACGCATGCGCTTCAAAGTCTTGCATAAAATCGATGACTTTCGCCGCCGGTTTGGGATCAATATGTGCGTCGGCTGCGGCCGCTGTGAAGAAGTCTGCCCGGAATACATCTCTTTCGCTCGCTGTGTCAATACTTTAAGCCAGTTAATGAACGGAGGTGCCGGGGCGTGA
- a CDS encoding GntR family transcriptional regulator translates to MLFSISPRNPVPLYQQIVEQIRAKILAGELPPGSQLPSIRELAKELTTSMITTKRAYLELEKEGLLITRPGLGTFVAGVRPEMVASLKQARVKEHLQAAIQEARRVGMQDQELRALLEELLEWGGEPPG, encoded by the coding sequence ATGCTATTTTCCATTTCACCACGGAACCCGGTTCCCCTCTATCAGCAAATAGTGGAACAGATACGAGCCAAAATTTTGGCCGGTGAACTGCCCCCTGGCAGCCAGTTGCCCTCTATCCGCGAGCTGGCTAAAGAGTTGACCACCAGCATGATCACCACCAAACGCGCCTACCTGGAGCTGGAAAAGGAAGGCCTGCTTATTACCCGCCCGGGCCTGGGGACCTTTGTAGCCGGGGTCCGGCCAGAGATGGTAGCCTCCCTGAAGCAGGCCCGGGTAAAGGAACACCTCCAGGCCGCCATCCAGGAAGCCAGGCGGGTAGGCATGCAGGATCAAGAGCTCCGGGCACTCTTGGAGGAACTCCTTGAATGGGGAGGGGAACCACCCGGGTAA
- the asrC gene encoding sulfite reductase subunit C, with the protein MYNTKELIKNAYRITSRRGYTALRLRVPGGHLAAEYLGLIQDIARRYGNGTVHLTTRQGFEIPGIPLDKVPEVNQLLAPMLQQEAALGVAIENIHAGYPAAGTRNVTACIGSRVCPFANFDTTALAQKIEGLIYPNHYHVKIAITGCPNDCIKAHLQDIGIIGQVEPEYDPGRCIACQACVKNCRQFIVGALELVNYQVERDGKRCLGCGECILQCPMAAWTRGRQYYRIVALGRTGKKSPRLAANFLECIDEKAVLQVIANLYRYIERHIDRSLPKEHVGYIVDRTGYQVFRDELLDGVDLGPKGRVARELPFYGYSYDRDLLWSK; encoded by the coding sequence ATGTATAATACGAAAGAATTGATCAAGAACGCCTACCGCATTACCAGCCGCAGGGGTTATACGGCCCTGCGTCTCCGGGTGCCCGGCGGGCACCTGGCGGCCGAATATTTAGGCTTAATCCAGGATATAGCCCGGCGCTACGGCAACGGTACCGTTCATCTGACTACCCGCCAGGGTTTTGAAATCCCCGGCATACCCCTTGACAAAGTACCGGAGGTAAACCAACTGCTGGCACCTATGTTGCAACAAGAGGCCGCCCTGGGAGTGGCCATCGAGAATATCCATGCCGGTTACCCGGCGGCGGGCACCCGGAACGTCACGGCCTGCATTGGCAGCAGAGTCTGCCCCTTTGCCAACTTTGACACCACGGCCCTGGCGCAAAAAATCGAAGGTCTCATCTATCCCAACCACTACCACGTCAAGATTGCCATTACCGGTTGCCCCAACGACTGCATCAAGGCCCACCTCCAGGACATCGGCATCATCGGCCAGGTGGAGCCGGAGTATGATCCCGGCCGCTGTATCGCCTGCCAGGCTTGTGTCAAGAACTGCCGCCAGTTTATCGTCGGCGCCCTGGAGCTGGTCAATTACCAGGTGGAACGCGACGGCAAGCGCTGCCTGGGCTGCGGCGAGTGTATCCTGCAATGTCCCATGGCGGCCTGGACCAGGGGGCGCCAGTACTACCGGATCGTGGCCCTGGGTCGCACCGGGAAAAAGAGCCCGCGCCTGGCGGCCAACTTCCTGGAATGTATTGATGAAAAGGCCGTCCTGCAGGTAATCGCCAACCTGTACCGTTATATTGAGCGGCACATTGATCGCTCCCTGCCCAAGGAGCACGTTGGCTATATCGTCGACCGCACGGGCTACCAGGTCTTTAGGGATGAACTCCTGGATGGTGTTGATCTGGGTCCGAAAGGCCGGGTGGCCCGGGAATTGCCCTTTTACGGCTACAGCTACGACCGCGACTTGCTGTGGAGCAAATAG
- a CDS encoding SPL family radical SAM protein: protein MFKIYETACRSALNRSRIPGIDYCLNPYTGCSHRCIYCYASCMARFNGHQEKWGSFVQVKTNFIEVLAAQLRRPKKGKVMLASVTDAYQAIERKYGLTQRCLELLTASGLEVSILTKSDLVLRDAELLKAMPAEVGFTITTLDDKLARLLEPGAPLPSRRLAALEKLARAGIRTWVFVAPVIPGLTDAPEDLAAITKAATRAGAQEVDFDPLNFYPAAVSGIRELISRYWPRAKSAFDHACRHPAAYRQLLKEIIKHSKSC, encoded by the coding sequence GTGTTTAAAATATATGAGACCGCCTGTCGCAGCGCCCTCAACCGTTCCCGTATTCCAGGCATTGATTACTGTTTGAACCCTTACACCGGGTGCAGCCATAGGTGCATCTATTGTTACGCCAGTTGCATGGCACGCTTCAATGGCCATCAGGAAAAATGGGGTTCCTTCGTCCAAGTCAAGACGAATTTTATCGAAGTACTGGCGGCCCAGTTACGGCGGCCCAAAAAGGGAAAGGTTATGCTGGCCAGCGTTACCGATGCCTACCAGGCTATCGAAAGAAAATATGGCCTGACGCAAAGGTGTTTGGAATTATTAACCGCGAGTGGATTGGAAGTATCTATTCTTACCAAGTCCGACCTGGTCCTCAGAGATGCAGAGCTTTTAAAAGCAATGCCCGCCGAGGTCGGCTTTACTATTACTACCCTGGATGACAAACTGGCCCGGCTGTTGGAGCCCGGCGCGCCGCTTCCATCCCGGCGCCTGGCGGCCCTGGAAAAGCTGGCCAGGGCCGGCATCAGGACCTGGGTTTTTGTCGCCCCGGTGATACCCGGCCTGACGGATGCTCCTGAAGACCTGGCCGCCATAACAAAAGCGGCCACCAGGGCCGGCGCGCAGGAAGTAGACTTTGACCCGTTAAATTTTTACCCTGCAGCCGTATCTGGTATAAGAGAACTCATTTCCAGGTACTGGCCCCGGGCTAAGAGCGCTTTTGATCATGCTTGCCGCCACCCGGCTGCCTATCGGCAGCTGCTGAAAGAGATAATCAAGCATAGCAAATCCTGTTGA